ctCTCCCGTATACTTTAAGATATACTtttaagtcatctctagattacttataatatttaacacaatgtaaatagttgtaaatacaatgtgaaTGCTAGGTAACTAGTTGTTGGTAAGCAGTAaactcaagttttgttttttggaactttggattttttttcttttttttggatctgcggttggttgaatctgcagatgcggaacctgtggatacagagagCTGACTGTATATCttgatgaggagactgaggttcagagaggctaagtaatttgccaaagatcacacagctagtttgggggagggggttaggGAGGCTTCAGGACTTGAATCCACCAGGGCCATATGGCTCTGGTGTCTTTGTTCTTAACCGGAGCCACAGCTGCCTCTGAGGTGGGGTCAGGGTCCCTGAACAGTCTGGTCTGTTCTGAATTAGAagtcaggaagaggaaaaggatgcaccctgagtgttcctccctcctaATTGAGTCTCCCAACACCTGTTAGGAAGGTGGGCACCATGTAACCCTGTTTCCCGGGAGGGTGGCAGAGAGGCATTGAGATTTGCTAGTCTCGTAGGCAGCAAGAAGCAGACAGCCTGGCCCCTTGACACCTACCCCTGTACATCCTGCCTCTGAATCAAAATAGAAGATAAATGAAACCCATTTGGACCCAGGCCTGGGAGGGAAGCTGAAATGAAGAGTGAGAACTGGGGAAGGCCTGCCCACCGTGCCCTTCACCTGTTCCAGTAGGACAGCTCCCACGCTTGGGAGCAAATTTACTCTGCTAGGCTTCGGTCTAAGCACTTTTACACTCAACACTTTGGAGTTTTTCAGTCAAGGCACAAACGGGCTAACTGTCCAAGGTCACTCAAGTGTTAGGgggacctgggatttgaacctaggcagtgTGGCCAAGGCTGAAGCCCAGGGAGAGGCCGTGAAcagcccaggatcacacagccacAGCCCCAGAGCTGGAAACTGCTGGCTCCCTTCCAGCCCAGGTAAAGCAATGACACCTGACTCCTAGCAAGTTGGGGGTGGAGCAGAGGTGGAGCTAGGGAGACCCAGGTGGCTTCTCGGAGAACCAGAGCACAGGAGAACCAGAGCACAGGCGGCAGAGTGGCTTGGAGCAGCATGAAGGGGAGCTGGGGACTGAGGCTGCTCATCCTGGGAGCCATGGTCCTCATAGAAGGTGAGTCACCCGTGTTTGAGGGGCAGGCGGTATGGTAGGGTTCGGGGGCTGTCCTCTACCCCAGCAGCCCCCTGCAGCTTGGTGTGTGAGAGAGAGCCTGCCCGGGAGGCCAGTCAGTCTGTGGCAACGTAACCGTGTccggctgtgtgtgtgtgtgtgggaggggtaTGTGGCCGCCTGTGTCCAAATGGGTATGATTTCCTTGGGCTGGATTATAGTGTCTGCAGGAACTGTCATTATGCCTGTGTGTGCGCCCTGTGGCCCCGTCTGCCTCTCTACTTCCAGAATGACCTTCTTAGGCAAGTTCTGGGGCTCtgtggcctcagtctccccacctttACATACGTCCCATCTCTCCTGGAGCAGATGTTcaatgggtgtgtttgtgtgtgcctgtgatggggaagaggcagggcaggggacCCTTTGGTAGAGTCTCTGATGGTTTCTAGAAAGGTGGCGGAGCCCGAGTCGTCAGAACAGGGGTGGGGTGAGTCTCAATCTCTTGACGCCCTCCCCAACTTGGACATGACGCAGGCTTCTAATTATTCCTCTTAGGCCTCCGCAGCGCAGGGCACAATTAAGCTAATGCTCTCCACATGCACAGGCTGCCTCTCTGACTCAGCGGTGGGGCAGGAGTTGGGGGTTCTGCGGCCTGGAGGCTTGGCCTGGTCCCAAGCTGAACCCCAGGCCCTTCCGCTCAGGCCCAGGAGTGCTGAGCACGGCTGAGGCAGGAGAATTAATGACTGAGTGTACACTCTGAATAGCTTCCAATAAAAGCTGTTTCTTGActtcatataaatattttcattctggGAGGGGTCGGTGAGGTAGCCACAGAGTCATAGCAGCAACCCATGCCAATCCCCCCAAACCTGTCCCCTCCACCAAGGCTGGGCCGGGCAGGTAAGGCTCCCTGCCCCAAGGTTCAcctgtgtctctctcttcccAGGTCTTCAAGCGGCTCAGCGTGGTAAGCTCTGGGGCCGTGGGGCCTGGGCCTTACTTGGGTCTGGGTCGGGCCAGGGGTGAGGGCAGGACGGGGCCTGCTGCCAGCCTGACCCCCGCCTCTCCACAGCATGCGGGCAGCGTGGCCCTGGCCCCTCCATGCCTCAGGAGGGCAACACGATGCCTGGCGAGTGGCCATGGCAGGCCAGTGTGAGGAGGCAGGGGACCCACATCTGCAGCGGGTCCCTGGTGGCTGACAGCTGGGTCCTCACTGCGGCCCACTGCTTCGAAAAGTGAGTCACGGCTACGGTCAAACAGGGTTTCTGGCTTTGGGGGTGAATGATTTGTCCCCAAGCCCCTCAAGACTGAGCCCTGCCCCTAGAGTAACAaagtaccatttattaaaaatatgccaTGTGCCGGGTACATACTATCAAGTTAATCTTAACAGCCCTTCATGGTAGAAGCCTTACAAATGAGACAACTGAGTTGGGAGAAGGATGGACCTTGCTTAAAGCCACAGGTTTTCTGTCCATCTTTCACCCACTTTGTGCTGTCTCCCCTGGTGTCACCATCCCCCTTTGCACTCAATGCCTGGGTCTTGTTCCCCCCACTTCCAGGGTGGCGGTCACGGAACTGCACTCCTGGTCAGTTGTCCTGGGTTCTCTGAAGCATGAGGGGCTGAGCCCAGGGGCTGAGGAGGTGGGGGTGACGGCTCTGCAGCTGCCCAGGACCTATAAGCACTACAGCCAGGGCTCGGACCTGGCCCTGCTACGGCTCGCCCACCCCATGGCCCACACACCCCTCTGCTTGCCTCAACCTGCTCATCGCTTCCCCTTTGGGACCCACTGCTGGGCCGCTGGCTGGGATCAGGACAATGATGGTAAGTGCTGGCCCAGGCTGGAGCCCAGAGGGGCACTctgcttgcccaaggtcacacagcctcaGCTGCCAACTGTCCCCGTTCCCGGTCTCCCTTGCTCCTCCGAGCCCAGACTCCAGCCCCAACCCCCTCTTTCGCCAGTTCCCAGGGCCCTACGGAATATACGCCTGCGTCTGATCAGCCGCCCCACGTGTAACTGTCTCTACGACCGCCTGCACCGGCGGCTGCTGGCCAGCCCGGCCCAGCCTGGGATGCTGTGTGGAGGTCCCCAGCCCGGGGTGCAGGGGCCCTGTCAGGTCTGAGGGGGAGGACAAGGGAAGGGAACAGGAGGGGGCTGGGCACTCCATCCACAGGGACTGGTGGAAGGACCACACGTAGAGGGTGTCCgcccagggctggggctcaggTGTCTATCCTTGACAACACTGCCTGGCTCCAGGGAGATTCCGGGGGCCCCGTGCTGTGCCGCGAACCTGACGGACGCTGGGTTCAAGCTGGGATCATCAGTTTTGCAACAGACTGTGCCCAGGAAGACACTCCTGTGCTGCTGACCAACACGGCTGCTCACAGCTCCTGGCTCCAGGATCAAGCTCAGGGGGCAGCCTTCCTAGCCCAGGACCCTGAGACCCCAGAGATCAGTGATGAGGACAGCTGTGCAGGTATGAGCAGCGGGTGTCAGGAGCCCACGTGAGGGGACCTCCCCCCAGGGCTGCATGACTTCTCGGCAGCAGGTGGAAGCCACAGTGAAACAAATTTCAGCTCAGAATAGAAAACTGATACAGGGTGTCCACACGCTGCCAGGGGCTAATGAGGGGGCTCATAAGGCCCCTTTCAGCCCCCAGGATGGGAACAGCTCCATTTACGGCTAAGAGGCATAGATGCTTTGGAACTTTATGAATCTGGGGTTTAGGTAACAAGAAGAATTTCTGGGATCTGGCGGAAGGTTTTGGGGTAGGCTGCAAGTTTCCAAGCAGACACTCTGTGAGATTGGAGAGGGAAGGGCTCCCACTCAGTAGGGCATTAATTCTGGCAGTTAAGTGACTAACATGCAAACTGCATGCAAAATAATTCCTGAGGCGGAAGCTCTATCTTGATGTTAAGAGAAGCACCAGTGAGCCAGTTCTGGGGCCACTCCAAGCCCAGAGGGGTGCAGACAGGCGGGGCAGGGAATGATGAGCAGGCCACTCCCATGATCCTGGACCATCAGAGTTAAAAGCTTAGGCCCTGGGTTTTGAATCTCAAGTTGGCTATTTGCCTGTGGTTACTGAGCTAGAAAGTCACTTAACCCCTCTGGAACTTTGGTTACCTTCGGTAACTGGGGTAACCAAGATTCAACTTAAAAGGATATCGCGAGGATGGTTGATAGCACGTGGGAAGCGCTTAGCACGGGGCCTGGCATGCAGTGAGCACTCAGCAGGAAGGCAGATGATGTAATCCGTCTGTTTCAGCCTGTGGATCCCTGAGGAGAGAAGGCCCCCAGGCAGAAGCTTCCTCCCCGCAGCCCTGGGACGCCAGGCTGAAGCACCAAGGGAAGCTGGCCTGTGGCGGAGCCCTGGTGTCAGAGGAGGTGGTGCTGACTGCTGCCCACTGCTTCACTGGGTGAGTCCCGTCTCCCTTGGCTTTGTGCCCCCACCCTTGCTGGCAGCCCTGCCACCCGGTGCTGTCAATGCTGTCCCTGCACAGGCGCCAGACCCCAGAGGAATGGACTGTAGGCCTGGGGGCCAGACCAGAGGAGTGGGGCCTGAAGAAAGTCATCCTGCATGGGATGTATACCCACCCAGAGGGGGGCTATGACGTGGCCCTCCTACTGCTGGCCCAGCCCGTAACACTGGGCTCCAGCCTGCGGCCCCTCTGCCTGCCCTATGCGGACCACCGCCTGCCTGATGGGGAACACGGCTGGGCCCTGGGGCTAGCCCGCCAAGGAGCAGGTATGTAGGTAGAACAGGGCCACCAGCAGCTGTGCATCTAGCCTAGAGGCCGAGGCAGCAGCTGGGTCTTCTCCGTCACCCTGCAGGCACCAGCTCCCTTCAGACAGTG
The sequence above is drawn from the Physeter macrocephalus isolate SW-GA unplaced genomic scaffold, ASM283717v5 random_23, whole genome shotgun sequence genome and encodes:
- the PRSS53 gene encoding serine protease 53 isoform X1, with the protein product MVGFGGCPLPQQPPAAWCVRESLPGRPVSLWQRNRVRLCVCVWEGYVAACVQMGMISLGWIIVSAGTVIMPVCAPCGPVCLSTSRMTFLGKFWGSVASVSPPLHTSHLSWSRCSMGLQAAQRACGQRGPGPSMPQEGNTMPGEWPWQASVRRQGTHICSGSLVADSWVLTAAHCFEKVAVTELHSWSVVLGSLKHEGLSPGAEEVGVTALQLPRTYKHYSQGSDLALLRLAHPMAHTPLCLPQPAHRFPFGTHCWAAGWDQDNDVPRALRNIRLRLISRPTCNCLYDRLHRRLLASPAQPGMLCGGPQPGVQGPCQGDSGGPVLCREPDGRWVQAGIISFATDCAQEDTPVLLTNTAAHSSWLQDQAQGAAFLAQDPETPEISDEDSCAACGSLRREGPQAEASSPQPWDARLKHQGKLACGGALVSEEVVLTAAHCFTGRQTPEEWTVGLGARPEEWGLKKVILHGMYTHPEGGYDVALLLLAQPVTLGSSLRPLCLPYADHRLPDGEHGWALGLARQGAGTSSLQTVPVTLLGPRACSRLHAALGSDRAPILPQMVCTSAVGEPPGCEGLSGAPLVREVMGTWFLAGLHSFGDVCKGAARPAVFTLLPTYEKWVTSLEWRVYFAEEPGPEAEPESCPANVALGPHASTASAATFSLDLGQGRAGSGLTHL
- the PRSS53 gene encoding serine protease 53 isoform X2, whose translation is MKGSWGLRLLILGAMVLIEGLQAAQRACGQRGPGPSMPQEGNTMPGEWPWQASVRRQGTHICSGSLVADSWVLTAAHCFEKVAVTELHSWSVVLGSLKHEGLSPGAEEVGVTALQLPRTYKHYSQGSDLALLRLAHPMAHTPLCLPQPAHRFPFGTHCWAAGWDQDNDVPRALRNIRLRLISRPTCNCLYDRLHRRLLASPAQPGMLCGGPQPGVQGPCQGDSGGPVLCREPDGRWVQAGIISFATDCAQEDTPVLLTNTAAHSSWLQDQAQGAAFLAQDPETPEISDEDSCAACGSLRREGPQAEASSPQPWDARLKHQGKLACGGALVSEEVVLTAAHCFTGRQTPEEWTVGLGARPEEWGLKKVILHGMYTHPEGGYDVALLLLAQPVTLGSSLRPLCLPYADHRLPDGEHGWALGLARQGAGTSSLQTVPVTLLGPRACSRLHAALGSDRAPILPQMVCTSAVGEPPGCEGLSGAPLVREVMGTWFLAGLHSFGDVCKGAARPAVFTLLPTYEKWVTSLEWRVYFAEEPGPEAEPESCPANVALGPHASTASAATFSLDLGQGRAGSGLTHL